The Mytilus galloprovincialis chromosome 4, xbMytGall1.hap1.1, whole genome shotgun sequence genome contains a region encoding:
- the LOC143072252 gene encoding uncharacterized protein LOC143072252, with the protein MGLSPGNFTIKRATLMDKIRKKYSNLQKTRKYKRRRIELKSEKSNSNGIAEVLEGTTYESNIDIEDDITDQLEEIPTWKQITAEENFPIIVFDLETTGLSRQSDIVQIAAVTENETFSAYVMPSKKITPQASDITKLAFFDGQMYYDEVPVESSPPFEVFTNLIAFLSKFPFKPTLVGHNIKTFDCHILYNQLNKLKMWDEFCLYFNGFIDTRMLFRSEYSGRQSYKQCDLVSDFLGESYDAHNALYDCKSLFKLVQLHGNLASHFCKHTFDGMYPKYCQNDLSFKALVENKVMSKQLAKKAASTGLCKKHFILSIQRNGIDGLRALLSQKNSSGVVRVTASKSIIQKVYDFCYVK; encoded by the exons ATGGGGCTCTCACCAGGCAATTTTACCATAAAGCGTGCTACCTTAATGGATAAGATCAGAAAAAAGTATAGTAACTTACAGAAGACAAGgaaatataaaaggagaagaaTTGAGCTAAAGTCTGAGAAAAGTAACAGTAATGGTATAGCAGAAGTTCTAGAGGGAACAACTTATGAAAGCAATATTG ACATTGAGGATGATATAACTGACCAACTAGAAGAAATTCCAACTTGGAAACAGATTACAGCTGAAGAAAACTTTCCAATTATAGTATTTGATCTTGAAACTACAGGCTTGT cTCGTCAGTCAGATATTGTACAAATAGCAGCTGTTACTGAAAATGAAACTTTCTCAGCCTATGTTATGCCATCGAAGAAGATAACACCACAGGCATCTGATATAACGAAACTTGCATTCTTTGATGGGCAAATGTACTATGATGAAGTTCCTGTGGAAAGTTCACCACCATTTGAAGTCTTCACTAATCTTATTGcttttttgtccaagtttcctttTAAACCAACACTTGTTGGACACAATATAAAAACGTTTGACTGCCATATACTGTATAATCAGTTGAATAAATTAAAGATGTGGGATGAATTTTGCCTATATTTTAATGGGTTTATTGACACAAGAATGTTGTTTAGGAGTGAATATTCAGGTCGTCAAAGTTACAAGCAGTGTGATTTAGTGTCAGATTTTTTAGGGGAAAGCTATGATGCACATAATGCTTTGTATGACTGTAAATCTTTATTTAAACTGGTGCAATTACATGGAAATTTAGCTTCTCATTTCTGTAAGCATACATTTGATGGAATGTACCCAAAATATTGCCAAAATGACTTATCTTTCAAAGCTCTTGTTGAAAATAAAGTAATGTCAAAACAATTAGCCAAAAAGGCAGCTTCAACTGGGTTGTGCAAGAAGCACTTTATTTTGTCAATTCAAAGAAATGGTATTGATGGACTGAGGGCACTTTTGTCTCAAAAAAATAGTTCAGGTGTAGTACGTGTTACAGCATCAAAATCTATAATTCAGAAGGTGTATgatttttgttatgtaaaatga